In one Bacillus sp. Marseille-P3661 genomic region, the following are encoded:
- a CDS encoding DUF5634 family protein — protein MEYKNRESILDEMQKSLQPLMQQYDLDSIGIYEEQGEDENYYIGYSIEKKDNFFIINLPYVKNEQGNLAVKDTNWTIQLDDHEEKNIKSLDEVFNRIEENIKH, from the coding sequence ATGGAATATAAAAATAGAGAAAGCATATTAGATGAAATGCAAAAGTCACTACAACCACTAATGCAACAGTATGATCTAGATAGCATTGGAATTTATGAAGAACAAGGTGAGGATGAAAATTATTATATAGGCTATAGTATTGAGAAAAAGGATAATTTTTTTATTATTAATCTTCCATATGTAAAGAATGAACAAGGGAATTTGGCGGTAAAAGATACGAATTGGACGATTCAGTTAGATGATCATGAAGAGAAAAATATTAAATCCTTGGATGAAGTATTTAATCGAATTGAAGAAAATATAAAGCATTAG
- a CDS encoding DHH family phosphoesterase — MIKLFTDSDLDGMGCSLLAKIAFGEQVDVEYCTYRNLNYRVKKFLSNPEGINAMVYITDLSVNEENEKAFEGRYKKNKNIQMIDHHATALHFNKYEWGIVKPEYETGHKTSATSLFYDYLKEKQLITPEQSLNEFNELIRQYDTWEWEENENLVAKQLNDLFSIIGRQQFEEQMLERLTAVTDSFFFTEGETLLLEVEEKKIERYIRSKNRQLIQTFINDFCVGIVHAESYHSELGNALNKRNPHLDMIVIINVGNKSVGFRTIHDHVDVSKFASTFGGGGHPKASGCSLTPETFKTFVVDVFEMEPIKPDPEFNQYNTKESEFGTWYETSAKDIIAIHKNSDEMWTITQNNTLLEQVFESFNDAENFIKREFMASLQYDNEVLKQISTKHKISEEQLRSNFANEMTKIMTNTKES, encoded by the coding sequence ATGATTAAACTTTTTACTGATAGTGATCTCGATGGAATGGGCTGCAGTTTACTAGCGAAAATCGCATTTGGAGAACAAGTTGATGTTGAATATTGTACATATCGAAATCTAAATTACCGTGTAAAAAAGTTCTTGAGTAATCCGGAAGGTATAAATGCAATGGTTTACATTACAGATCTTTCGGTAAATGAGGAAAATGAAAAGGCTTTTGAAGGTCGTTATAAGAAGAATAAAAATATCCAAATGATCGATCATCATGCAACCGCCCTTCACTTTAATAAATATGAATGGGGTATTGTTAAGCCTGAATATGAAACAGGCCATAAAACAAGTGCAACATCCTTATTTTATGATTATTTAAAAGAGAAACAATTGATTACTCCTGAGCAAAGTTTAAATGAATTTAATGAATTGATCAGGCAATATGATACATGGGAATGGGAAGAAAATGAAAATTTAGTAGCAAAACAACTAAATGATCTATTTTCGATAATAGGTAGACAACAATTTGAGGAACAAATGCTAGAACGTTTGACAGCAGTGACTGATTCCTTTTTTTTCACTGAAGGTGAAACGTTATTACTAGAGGTTGAAGAGAAAAAAATTGAGCGTTATATACGGTCAAAAAATAGACAACTTATACAAACATTTATCAATGATTTTTGCGTCGGTATTGTCCATGCTGAAAGCTACCATTCAGAATTAGGAAATGCTTTAAATAAGCGAAATCCGCATTTAGATATGATAGTTATTATTAATGTGGGCAATAAATCTGTGGGTTTTCGGACAATCCATGATCATGTAGATGTTTCAAAATTCGCTAGTACGTTTGGCGGCGGTGGTCACCCTAAAGCATCTGGTTGTTCATTAACACCAGAAACATTCAAAACATTTGTTGTGGATGTATTTGAAATGGAACCAATTAAACCGGATCCGGAGTTCAATCAATACAATACGAAAGAATCTGAATTTGGCACTTGGTATGAAACTTCGGCAAAAGATATTATTGCTATCCATAAAAATAGTGATGAGATGTGGACAATTACCCAAAATAATACTTTGTTAGAGCAAGTTTTTGAGAGTTTTAATGACGCTGAGAATTTTATTAAAAGAGAATTTATGGCATCCTTACAATATGATAATGAAGTACTTAAACAAATCTCGACAAAACATAAAATTTCAGAAGAACAGCTGCGAAGTAATTTTGCAAATGAAATGACCAAGATTATGACAAATACTAAGGAAAGTTAG
- a CDS encoding DUF456 domain-containing protein: protein MEILYWILVSAVIIISFIGLIYPIIPSALFLLLAYLLYGFLFSFEPLTWLFWSIQLLFISLLFAADYLANYLGIKKYGGSKGAIVGSTIGLLVGPFIIPVFGIIIGPFIGAIVGEYVVNRKSLKETLKIGLGSIIGLFAGVGMKFVIQLAMVIYFIVVVL, encoded by the coding sequence GTGGAAATTTTGTATTGGATACTAGTTAGTGCTGTAATTATTATTTCGTTTATAGGTTTGATTTATCCAATCATCCCGAGTGCTTTATTTCTCTTGCTTGCATATTTACTTTATGGCTTTCTCTTTAGCTTTGAGCCTCTAACTTGGCTTTTTTGGTCGATTCAGTTGCTGTTCATTAGTCTATTATTTGCTGCAGATTATCTTGCAAATTATTTAGGAATTAAAAAATATGGAGGTTCAAAGGGAGCAATTGTAGGAAGTACAATCGGTTTGTTAGTTGGACCCTTCATCATACCGGTTTTTGGAATTATTATCGGGCCTTTTATAGGAGCAATTGTAGGGGAATATGTAGTAAATAGAAAGTCTCTAAAAGAAACACTTAAAATAGGATTAGGTTCTATTATTGGATTATTTGCAGGTGTGGGAATGAAATTTGTTATTCAGTTAGCAATGGTTATTTATTTTATTGTTGTTGTACTATAA
- a CDS encoding molybdopterin-dependent oxidoreductase, with amino-acid sequence MLKTQRLILTHHLHAVFLLTLLITGLSLLISPMRAQMNEWNIPVVSIHIWVALLYTLLIISQALYICLRYPKKRPPIKKFNIWFNMLLFSSWVVSGTMMYFHHYVSASLRNTAVIIHDYSTWIIIPWALTHMIGHAVNLNLPWPKWWKYNEKPPEWIRENNLERRDFLKSLITLIAFLFLGGIIKWFLPVLSVAGNEVKRRGYFRIYNVTNEYPKYVENNWSLTIDGLVNQPLTVSLKDLRALKWETIVDDFHCVTGWSVRNVEMRGVTIKNLFEHFNIHPQGTYVTAFSGDEIYFETYKLSQLVDENAMLVFEMDGLPLKQIQGFPCRLYHPDMYGYKSLKWLTKMTIEEKRDLGYWQQSGGYDLDGYL; translated from the coding sequence ATGTTGAAAACTCAGCGGTTAATCCTTACACATCATCTTCATGCAGTTTTTTTACTTACCTTACTCATCACTGGATTAAGTTTATTAATTTCCCCCATGCGTGCTCAAATGAATGAATGGAATATACCGGTCGTTTCAATCCACATTTGGGTTGCTCTATTATACACCTTGCTTATTATTAGTCAGGCATTATATATCTGTTTGAGGTACCCTAAAAAACGGCCTCCAATAAAAAAATTTAATATATGGTTCAATATGCTCTTATTTAGCAGCTGGGTAGTATCTGGTACAATGATGTACTTTCATCACTATGTATCAGCATCACTAAGGAACACTGCTGTTATCATTCATGATTATAGCACTTGGATTATCATTCCCTGGGCTCTAACTCATATGATCGGTCATGCTGTTAACCTTAATCTTCCATGGCCCAAATGGTGGAAATATAATGAAAAACCTCCAGAATGGATTAGGGAAAACAATCTCGAAAGACGTGATTTCCTAAAGTCATTGATAACCTTAATTGCATTTCTATTTTTGGGTGGAATTATTAAATGGTTCTTGCCCGTTCTTTCAGTTGCCGGAAATGAAGTTAAACGTAGAGGATATTTTCGAATTTATAATGTGACAAACGAATACCCAAAGTATGTTGAAAATAACTGGTCATTAACTATTGACGGGCTTGTTAATCAGCCTTTAACTGTATCTTTAAAGGATTTAAGAGCCCTCAAGTGGGAAACTATTGTCGACGATTTCCATTGTGTAACCGGTTGGAGTGTAAGAAATGTTGAAATGAGGGGAGTAACAATAAAAAACCTATTTGAACACTTTAATATTCATCCACAAGGTACATATGTCACAGCATTTTCCGGTGATGAAATATACTTTGAAACATATAAACTATCCCAATTAGTGGACGAAAATGCGATGTTAGTTTTTGAAATGGATGGGTTGCCGCTTAAACAAATCCAAGGTTTTCCGTGTCGTCTTTATCATCCAGATATGTATGGTTACAAGTCATTAAAATGGTTGACTAAAATGACAATTGAAGAAAAACGAGATTTAGGCTATTGGCAACAAAGTGGGGGGTATGATTTAGATGGCTATTTATAG
- a CDS encoding serine/threonine protein kinase, giving the protein MNEWDVAKAALKHVVIKSNKNNLPVTVSIYTDQLQCIGTGTDAAVFRHKDAPKYAYKIFADDKLEKLAMEQKVYLKLKNLGSYFPQFFDAKSNYIVLSYEKGSTLFDCLIEGTHIPPNVLHAVDDARALVYEIGLNPRDIHLKNILMYEEKIKIVDVSEYMKLGDDRRWEYLKKAYYDYYHLIDGKKIPLWMLETVRKWYSQANSKTFNYDEFVNNTMKLFKIGNW; this is encoded by the coding sequence TTGAATGAGTGGGATGTAGCCAAAGCTGCTTTAAAACATGTAGTAATAAAATCTAATAAAAATAATTTACCTGTCACAGTTTCAATATACACTGATCAATTACAATGCATAGGTACTGGCACAGATGCAGCTGTTTTCCGCCATAAGGATGCTCCGAAGTATGCATATAAAATATTTGCTGATGATAAATTAGAGAAATTAGCGATGGAACAAAAAGTATATTTAAAATTGAAAAACCTTGGCTCATATTTTCCTCAATTTTTTGATGCCAAATCCAATTATATTGTACTAAGCTATGAAAAAGGTAGTACATTATTTGATTGTTTAATTGAAGGAACTCATATTCCACCAAACGTGCTCCATGCTGTAGATGATGCCCGTGCACTTGTATATGAAATTGGACTAAATCCAAGAGATATTCATTTGAAAAATATTTTGATGTATGAAGAAAAAATAAAAATAGTGGATGTATCAGAGTATATGAAACTAGGGGATGATCGAAGATGGGAATATTTAAAAAAAGCTTACTATGATTATTATCACTTAATTGATGGTAAAAAGATACCGTTATGGATGTTAGAAACAGTAAGGAAATGGTATTCACAAGCAAATTCCAAAACCTTTAATTATGATGAATTTGTAAACAACACTATGAAACTTTTTAAAATAGGAAATTGGTAA
- a CDS encoding homoserine dehydrogenase, protein MPTINVAILGYGTVGKGVYQTINTHQEKFLTSLGANVRVVAVLVKNINRHSFNDENVLFTSDMDEILRLEHLDVVIEAIVGQEPSFTYLKKSISRGCHIITANKEMFAYHCSDLFELAEQKGVSIGFEATVAGGIPIIQTLNKLFNINSISRIEAILNGTSNFILSQMRDADLSFNDALKLAQEKGYAELDPTNDIEGYDAFYKAMILSQVCFGAQPEWNSVKRDGISHITTEVVKNYTNKRLRTKHIATISNTSSGIKVSIEPVTVGEHHPFYNIEGVQNAVAIEGDVVGTITLSGPGAGMYATASAIVEDLVHVLLSKKANAINTIKRNDQLSV, encoded by the coding sequence ATGCCAACCATTAATGTTGCAATACTAGGATACGGAACAGTTGGAAAAGGCGTATATCAAACCATTAATACACATCAAGAGAAGTTTTTAACAAGTTTAGGGGCCAATGTTAGAGTTGTCGCTGTACTTGTAAAAAATATTAATAGACATTCATTTAATGATGAAAATGTGTTGTTCACCTCAGATATGGATGAGATTCTTCGGCTGGAACATTTAGATGTTGTGATCGAAGCTATTGTAGGGCAAGAGCCAAGTTTTACATACTTGAAAAAATCAATCTCTCGAGGGTGCCATATTATTACAGCAAACAAGGAGATGTTCGCCTACCATTGTTCTGACTTGTTTGAATTAGCAGAACAGAAAGGTGTTTCGATTGGCTTTGAAGCAACAGTAGCGGGTGGTATTCCAATCATCCAAACATTAAATAAACTGTTTAATATTAATTCTATTTCGAGAATTGAAGCCATTTTAAATGGAACTTCCAATTTTATTTTATCCCAAATGAGGGATGCTGATTTGTCGTTCAATGATGCGTTAAAACTTGCACAAGAAAAAGGCTACGCCGAATTGGACCCAACTAATGATATTGAAGGTTATGATGCATTTTATAAAGCGATGATCCTTAGTCAAGTTTGTTTCGGAGCACAGCCAGAATGGAACAGTGTGAAAAGAGATGGAATATCACATATAACTACCGAAGTGGTTAAAAATTATACTAATAAACGTTTACGAACAAAACACATAGCTACAATATCAAACACATCTTCCGGGATAAAAGTCTCAATAGAACCTGTCACCGTTGGAGAACATCACCCTTTTTATAATATCGAAGGCGTTCAAAATGCTGTTGCAATTGAGGGTGATGTTGTGGGAACAATAACCTTATCCGGTCCCGGAGCTGGTATGTATGCAACGGCAAGTGCCATTGTTGAAGATTTAGTTCATGTGTTGTTAAGTAAAAAGGCTAATGCTATAAATACGATTAAACGAAACGATCAATTATCTGTATAG
- the metX gene encoding homoserine O-acetyltransferase MetX: MEQTTSSENQGITHSSIYLGDFIVESGQTLSHLEIAYEKTGNKNNPIILVCHALTGNQFSVGTTESPGWWSEFIGPGLFVDTDKFQVITMNVLGGCSGSTGPTCINRETNQPYMGDFPNVTVRDMVKTQYLALQKLGIKHVHAIIGGSLGGMQVFEWGIMYPTFANMLIPIASTPYLSDYAMAYNTIAKQAIINDPRWNGGHYNVDEPIKGLELARMIGMVTYRSDHLFNARFKRQLKSKEEFQIESYLKYQGEKLAKRFDANSYLRLLTAMDYHDIGQGRNGWEQALQTIEAKVLLISYTGDLLYPSHAMKEVAEQLAYLGKEVSFFGIDTQFGHDGFLVEFNNWAYLVKNAIESGDVKEVGPCQPLMLQY; this comes from the coding sequence TTGGAACAAACAACTAGTAGCGAAAATCAAGGTATTACGCATAGCTCAATTTATCTAGGAGACTTTATAGTAGAATCAGGACAAACTCTTAGTCATTTAGAAATTGCATATGAAAAAACTGGAAACAAGAATAATCCTATTATTCTTGTTTGCCATGCTTTAACGGGAAATCAATTTTCAGTTGGTACGACTGAAAGTCCTGGCTGGTGGAGTGAATTCATTGGCCCAGGACTTTTTGTTGATACTGATAAGTTTCAGGTTATTACCATGAATGTGTTAGGTGGATGTTCTGGTTCAACCGGCCCTACTTGTATTAATCGTGAAACAAATCAACCTTATATGGGAGATTTTCCAAATGTCACAGTTAGAGATATGGTAAAAACTCAATATCTAGCATTGCAAAAATTGGGGATAAAACATGTTCACGCAATAATAGGTGGTTCTTTAGGCGGAATGCAAGTGTTTGAATGGGGCATCATGTATCCTACTTTTGCAAACATGCTAATACCTATTGCTAGCACACCATACCTAAGTGATTATGCCATGGCTTATAACACAATTGCTAAGCAAGCAATTATTAATGATCCAAGGTGGAATGGTGGACACTATAACGTGGATGAACCAATCAAGGGGTTGGAATTAGCTCGAATGATTGGAATGGTCACGTATCGGTCGGATCACTTATTTAATGCGCGCTTTAAACGTCAACTTAAGTCAAAGGAAGAGTTTCAGATTGAATCATATCTTAAGTATCAGGGAGAAAAACTGGCCAAAAGATTTGATGCAAATAGTTATTTAAGACTGTTAACAGCTATGGATTACCATGATATAGGTCAAGGTCGAAATGGTTGGGAACAGGCGTTACAAACCATTGAAGCAAAGGTACTATTAATAAGTTATACTGGAGATTTACTTTATCCTTCACATGCAATGAAAGAAGTGGCAGAACAATTAGCATATTTAGGTAAAGAAGTGTCTTTTTTTGGGATAGATACCCAATTTGGCCATGACGGCTTTTTAGTAGAATTCAATAATTGGGCATATCTTGTAAAAAATGCAATTGAATCAGGGGATGTAAAGGAAGTGGGGCCATGCCAACCATTAATGTTGCAATACTAG
- the acsA gene encoding acetate--CoA ligase: protein MATTVHEHLLPVEGNYNLVNYEKTRADFSWEEVKKQFSWYKTGNVNMAYECIDRHVDDGFGDKTAFHYVNGDEEVIYTFKQVKEKTDHLATILKKHGIKKGDIVFVFLPKHPDCWFATLAVIKLGGIVGPLFEAFMEEAVKDRMADCEGRYLITDKDLGKRVPRHELPALEKIFLTEELELCTNGEISLVEEYKNTTRDDQVIEWVDFEHGLNIHYTSGSTGKPKGVVHAHRAMIHQYVTGKWVLDIKDDDVYWCTAHPGWVTGTVYGIFAPLLNRATVVINGGRFNAQSWYGTIEKTKTTVWYSAPTAFRMLMAEGDAVTKEYDLSSLRHLLSVGEPLNPEVIYWGQKVLGKRIHDTWWMTETGAQLIVNLPSQVIKPGSMGRALPGIEIAVLDDDGQRLQPGVVGHLAIKAPWPGIMKEIWKNKEKYESYFRFDGWYISGDLATIDEDGYIFFQGRSDDMINSSGERIGPFEVESKLIEHPAVAEAGVIGKPDPLRGEIVKAFIVLRKGYEPSDSLLEEIRLFVRQKLAAHSAPREIEIMDELPKTPISGKILRRELKSLEIQRLGTNN, encoded by the coding sequence ATGGCAACTACAGTACACGAACATTTATTACCTGTCGAAGGTAATTATAATCTAGTAAATTATGAAAAAACACGTGCTGACTTTTCATGGGAAGAAGTGAAAAAACAGTTTTCTTGGTATAAAACAGGGAATGTGAATATGGCCTATGAATGTATCGACCGTCATGTTGACGATGGATTCGGCGATAAGACTGCTTTTCATTATGTAAATGGTGATGAAGAAGTAATCTATACTTTTAAACAGGTTAAAGAAAAGACCGATCATCTTGCAACAATTTTAAAGAAACATGGCATTAAAAAGGGCGATATAGTTTTTGTCTTTTTACCAAAACATCCTGATTGCTGGTTTGCAACACTTGCTGTTATCAAACTTGGTGGAATTGTTGGACCATTATTTGAAGCGTTCATGGAAGAAGCGGTCAAGGATAGAATGGCAGATTGTGAAGGCAGATACTTAATTACGGATAAAGATTTAGGTAAACGAGTTCCAAGACATGAACTACCTGCTTTAGAGAAAATCTTTTTAACAGAAGAACTGGAGCTTTGCACAAACGGCGAAATCTCTTTAGTTGAAGAATATAAAAATACAACGAGAGATGATCAGGTTATTGAATGGGTGGACTTTGAACACGGTTTGAATATTCACTATACAAGTGGATCGACAGGTAAACCCAAAGGAGTAGTCCATGCTCATCGGGCTATGATTCATCAATATGTAACTGGGAAATGGGTTCTTGATATTAAGGATGATGATGTTTACTGGTGTACAGCACATCCAGGCTGGGTAACAGGAACTGTCTATGGAATTTTCGCACCTTTATTAAATAGGGCTACAGTTGTTATTAATGGCGGCCGTTTTAATGCTCAATCATGGTATGGAACGATTGAAAAGACAAAAACAACGGTATGGTACAGTGCACCAACAGCATTTAGAATGTTAATGGCTGAAGGCGATGCGGTTACAAAAGAATACGATTTATCATCATTACGTCATCTATTAAGTGTAGGTGAACCGTTGAATCCTGAAGTTATTTACTGGGGCCAAAAAGTGCTAGGAAAAAGAATTCACGATACATGGTGGATGACAGAAACTGGAGCACAATTAATAGTTAATTTACCTTCTCAAGTGATTAAACCAGGGTCAATGGGTAGAGCTTTACCAGGAATTGAAATTGCTGTTCTTGATGATGATGGACAAAGGTTACAACCAGGTGTAGTTGGACATTTAGCAATAAAAGCCCCATGGCCCGGTATTATGAAGGAAATATGGAAAAATAAAGAAAAATATGAATCGTATTTTAGATTTGATGGTTGGTATATTTCTGGTGACCTAGCAACGATTGATGAAGATGGTTATATATTCTTTCAAGGTCGCAGTGATGATATGATAAATTCTTCTGGAGAAAGAATCGGACCTTTTGAGGTTGAAAGTAAGTTGATTGAGCATCCAGCTGTAGCAGAAGCGGGTGTAATTGGAAAGCCAGATCCACTTCGTGGGGAAATTGTTAAAGCATTTATTGTTCTAAGAAAAGGATATGAACCTAGTGACAGTTTACTTGAAGAGATTAGACTCTTTGTAAGACAAAAGCTAGCTGCACACTCTGCTCCTCGTGAAATTGAAATCATGGATGAATTACCTAAGACACCGATCAGTGGCAAAATTTTAAGAAGAGAGTTGAAAAGCCTTGAGATACAGAGACTTGGAACAAACAACTAG
- a CDS encoding ABC transporter ATP-binding protein, whose amino-acid sequence MLAIENVTRTFNNGAGFKNINLTVNEGEVLGILGTSGCGKSTLLRVLAGLDQGYNGTIKINDDIIDSVHEKIGMIFQEPRLMPWLTVIENVAFGLKNAPDRKEKAKHYIQSVGLAGFESHYPKDLSGGMAQRVAIARALVTAPEILLLDEPFSALDAFTKMKLQDLLLSIWQEYKSTFVLVTHDIDEALYLCDRVLILRGQPGEIYEELTIDVPKPRSRGDIKLAQLKEQILNHLDLSRTN is encoded by the coding sequence ATGCTAGCTATTGAAAATGTAACCAGAACCTTTAATAATGGCGCTGGTTTTAAAAATATAAATTTAACAGTAAATGAAGGTGAAGTTCTTGGAATTCTCGGTACAAGCGGGTGCGGAAAAAGTACGCTGCTGAGAGTTTTAGCAGGGCTTGACCAAGGCTATAACGGAACGATAAAAATCAATGATGATATCATCGATTCTGTTCATGAAAAAATTGGGATGATTTTTCAAGAACCTAGATTAATGCCTTGGCTTACAGTTATTGAGAATGTTGCGTTTGGATTAAAAAATGCTCCAGACCGAAAAGAAAAAGCAAAGCACTATATTCAATCAGTGGGTTTAGCGGGATTCGAAAGCCATTATCCAAAAGACTTATCAGGTGGTATGGCCCAACGGGTTGCAATAGCAAGAGCACTCGTAACGGCGCCAGAAATCCTGCTACTAGATGAACCATTTAGCGCATTAGATGCTTTTACGAAAATGAAACTACAGGATTTGTTACTGTCCATTTGGCAGGAATATAAGTCAACATTTGTATTGGTTACACATGATATTGACGAAGCATTATATTTATGTGATCGCGTACTGATATTACGCGGCCAACCTGGTGAAATCTATGAAGAATTAACAATTGATGTTCCAAAACCGAGGTCGCGAGGAGATATTAAACTTGCCCAATTAAAGGAACAAATACTCAATCATTTGGACTTATCTCGTACAAATTAA
- a CDS encoding ABC transporter permease, translating into MERNSVPVTQSLPLKRKKTVQLSNKLVPVLWGSILPLILLIVWEFLSRIGVFPTHLLPAPTSILGKINEMAQDGTLWGHLGITLYRIFFGFLIGVVFAVILGAIVGYIKRAEQILDPLFQAFRSIPSLAWVPLFILWMGIGEPSKITLIAVGVFFPVYLNIVSGIQGVDRKLIEVGRIYNLNTYQLIRRIILPASLPSFLVGIRSGLGLGWMFVVAAELMGASKGIGYLLVYGQNTYSPELIIASIVLFAIMGKLTDSVLKGLEEKALHWQDSFTKKA; encoded by the coding sequence ATGGAAAGAAATAGTGTGCCAGTAACCCAAAGTCTTCCGCTAAAAAGAAAAAAAACTGTTCAATTATCTAATAAATTAGTACCTGTTTTATGGGGAAGCATTCTTCCATTGATCTTATTGATTGTTTGGGAGTTTCTAAGTAGAATTGGAGTTTTTCCAACGCACTTATTACCAGCCCCAACTTCAATTTTGGGTAAAATTAATGAAATGGCACAGGACGGTACACTTTGGGGCCATCTTGGGATCACATTATACAGAATTTTCTTTGGATTCTTAATTGGTGTAGTTTTCGCTGTTATTCTTGGTGCTATTGTGGGCTATATCAAGAGAGCTGAACAAATTCTTGACCCACTATTCCAAGCATTCCGTTCGATACCATCTTTAGCATGGGTTCCTCTATTTATATTATGGATGGGGATTGGTGAACCATCTAAAATTACATTAATCGCAGTTGGTGTGTTTTTTCCGGTATATTTAAACATTGTTTCAGGTATTCAAGGTGTAGATCGAAAATTAATTGAAGTTGGAAGAATCTATAATTTAAATACCTATCAATTGATAAGAAGAATCATATTACCTGCATCATTACCGTCTTTTTTAGTTGGAATTCGTAGCGGTCTAGGCCTAGGATGGATGTTTGTTGTAGCTGCTGAATTAATGGGAGCTAGCAAAGGAATCGGTTATTTATTAGTATACGGACAAAATACGTATTCACCGGAACTAATTATCGCAAGTATTGTTCTATTTGCGATTATGGGTAAACTAACGGATTCAGTGTTGAAGGGCTTAGAAGAGAAAGCATTACATTGGCAAGATAGCTTTACGAAGAAGGCTTAA
- a CDS encoding aliphatic sulfonate ABC transporter substrate-binding protein, translating to MKKLIGFVLSALLLVGVVGCSSDAAPSTSENKGDGVEKPKKIVLDYAYYSPTSLVLKEFGWAEEAFAEDDIEVEFVLSQGSNKALEFLNSNSVDFGSTAGAAALMAKAKNAPIQSVYIYSKPEWTALVTTEDSSIGAIEDLKGKKVAATIGTDPYIFLLRALDQAGLAESDIELVSLQHGDGASALTTGQVDAWAGLDPHMARVEVETNAELFYRNTEFNTYGTLNVRNEFAEKYPEQVKKVIEVYEKARNWALENPEELAEILVKHAQISPEVAKIQLERNDFSAPVPGDNQITALVSAGEVLQKSGIIEENVDVTTLVKELINPDFASEVIN from the coding sequence ATGAAAAAATTAATAGGATTCGTTTTAAGTGCCTTGTTACTAGTAGGTGTGGTGGGCTGCTCAAGTGATGCAGCCCCTAGCACCTCTGAAAACAAAGGCGATGGCGTAGAAAAGCCGAAGAAGATTGTGCTAGATTACGCTTATTACTCCCCAACTAGCTTAGTACTTAAAGAGTTTGGCTGGGCGGAGGAAGCATTTGCGGAAGATGACATTGAAGTTGAATTTGTATTGAGTCAAGGTAGCAACAAAGCTCTTGAATTTTTAAATAGTAATAGTGTTGATTTTGGCTCCACAGCAGGTGCGGCAGCATTAATGGCGAAAGCTAAAAATGCTCCAATCCAATCGGTTTATATTTATTCAAAACCAGAATGGACAGCACTAGTAACAACTGAGGATTCTAGTATTGGAGCAATTGAAGATTTAAAAGGCAAAAAAGTAGCAGCTACAATTGGTACGGACCCTTACATTTTTTTACTTCGTGCCTTAGATCAAGCAGGTTTAGCTGAAAGCGATATTGAACTAGTAAGCTTACAACATGGTGATGGTGCATCAGCTTTAACGACAGGTCAAGTAGATGCATGGGCAGGATTGGATCCGCATATGGCCAGAGTTGAAGTTGAAACGAATGCCGAGTTATTCTATCGAAATACTGAATTTAATACGTATGGCACTTTAAATGTACGTAATGAGTTTGCAGAAAAATATCCGGAGCAAGTGAAAAAGGTAATTGAAGTCTATGAAAAAGCTAGAAACTGGGCACTGGAAAATCCTGAGGAATTAGCAGAAATCCTTGTAAAACATGCGCAAATTTCTCCTGAAGTTGCCAAAATTCAATTAGAGCGTAATGATTTCTCAGCACCTGTTCCTGGTGATAATCAAATTACAGCGTTAGTATCAGCAGGCGAAGTATTACAAAAGAGTGGGATTATTGAAGAAAATGTTGATGTTACAACTTTGGTTAAAGAATTGATTAATCCAGATTTTGCAAGTGAAGTAATAAACTAA